From Streptomyces sp. NBC_00370, a single genomic window includes:
- the tkt gene encoding transketolase encodes MANGTSGNGSAVAHERGVSSPVSDRVGWDAVDVRAVDTVRLLAADAVQKVGNGHPGTAMSLAPLGYLLFQKVMRHDPNDDRWLGRDRFVLSCGHSSLTLYIQLYLSGYGLELPDLQAYRTWGSATPGHPEHRHTPGVEITTGPLGQGLASAVGMAMAARRERGLLDPDAAPGASPFDHHVYVIASDGDLMEGVTSEASSLAGHQELGNLVMFYDSNNISIEDDTNVSFSEDVPARYAAYGWHVQTVDWTRTGDYVEDVDALLAAIEAAKAETGRPSLIMLRTLIGWPAPTKQNTGKAHGSALGDDEVAATKELLGFDPARTFVVEDEVLARTREASDRGHDVHARWQDQFTAWREANPARAALLDRLQAQELPEGWADTLPQFPADSKGMATRKASAAVLNAVADVLPELWGGSADLAESNNTTMEGEPSFLPADRQTKEWKGDPYGRTLHFGIREHAMGAVLNGIALQSLTRPYGGTFLTFSDYMRPAVRLAALMQLPATYVWTHDSIGLGEDGPTHQPVEHLAALRAIPGLDVVRPADANETAACWRTVLEHTDRPAGLILTRQNLPVLDRSSGEFAAASNAARGGYTLAESEGSSTPDVILVATGSEVQIALDARALLASDGLAVRVVSMPCREWFAAQPLAYQDEVLPPEVRARVSVEAAVGQGWRDVVGDAGRIISLEHYGASADYQRLYTEFGITAEAVAAAARDSIQDATEPPRPGGRQQTAAPTSGGTGDRP; translated from the coding sequence ATGGCGAACGGGACATCGGGGAACGGGTCTGCCGTAGCACACGAGCGTGGAGTGAGTTCGCCCGTGAGTGACCGGGTGGGCTGGGACGCGGTGGATGTACGGGCGGTGGACACGGTTCGGCTGCTTGCCGCCGACGCCGTCCAGAAGGTCGGCAACGGTCACCCCGGTACGGCGATGAGTCTGGCGCCCCTGGGCTACCTGTTGTTTCAGAAGGTGATGCGCCATGACCCGAATGACGACCGGTGGCTGGGGCGCGACCGCTTCGTGCTGTCGTGCGGTCATTCCAGCCTGACGCTGTACATCCAGCTCTATCTGTCCGGGTACGGTCTTGAACTGCCGGACCTGCAGGCATACCGCACGTGGGGGTCGGCAACGCCCGGCCATCCCGAGCACCGCCACACCCCTGGGGTCGAGATCACCACCGGACCGCTGGGGCAGGGCCTCGCCAGCGCCGTGGGTATGGCGATGGCCGCGCGCCGCGAGCGCGGCCTCCTCGATCCGGACGCCGCGCCCGGCGCGTCCCCCTTCGACCACCACGTCTACGTCATCGCCTCCGACGGAGACCTGATGGAGGGCGTCACCTCCGAGGCGAGTTCCCTCGCCGGACACCAGGAACTCGGCAACCTGGTGATGTTCTACGACTCCAACAACATCTCCATCGAGGACGACACCAACGTCTCGTTCAGCGAAGACGTACCGGCCCGCTACGCCGCCTACGGCTGGCACGTGCAGACCGTGGACTGGACCCGCACCGGCGACTACGTCGAAGACGTGGACGCGCTGTTGGCCGCGATCGAGGCGGCCAAGGCGGAGACCGGCCGCCCCTCGCTGATCATGCTGCGTACCCTGATCGGCTGGCCCGCCCCCACCAAGCAGAACACCGGAAAGGCGCATGGCTCGGCGCTGGGCGACGACGAAGTCGCCGCGACGAAGGAGCTGTTGGGCTTCGACCCGGCGCGCACGTTCGTCGTCGAGGACGAGGTCCTGGCGCGGACTCGCGAGGCGTCGGATCGCGGGCACGATGTGCACGCCCGATGGCAGGACCAGTTCACCGCCTGGCGCGAGGCCAACCCAGCGCGCGCTGCGCTGCTCGACCGGCTGCAGGCACAGGAGTTGCCGGAAGGGTGGGCCGATACGCTGCCCCAATTCCCGGCCGACTCCAAGGGGATGGCCACCCGCAAGGCATCCGCAGCGGTGCTCAACGCCGTCGCGGATGTCCTGCCTGAGCTATGGGGAGGATCGGCCGACCTCGCCGAGAGCAACAACACCACGATGGAGGGCGAGCCGTCCTTCCTGCCGGCCGACCGGCAGACCAAGGAGTGGAAGGGCGACCCGTACGGGCGCACCCTGCACTTCGGCATCCGCGAGCACGCGATGGGCGCGGTCCTCAACGGCATCGCGCTGCAAAGCCTGACACGGCCGTACGGCGGCACGTTCCTCACCTTCTCGGACTACATGCGCCCCGCGGTCCGGCTGGCAGCCCTGATGCAGCTGCCCGCGACGTACGTGTGGACCCACGACTCGATCGGCCTGGGCGAGGACGGCCCGACGCATCAGCCCGTCGAGCACCTCGCCGCACTGCGCGCCATCCCGGGCCTGGATGTCGTACGGCCCGCTGACGCGAATGAGACCGCCGCCTGCTGGCGCACCGTTCTGGAGCACACCGACCGGCCCGCCGGGCTGATCCTCACCCGGCAGAACCTGCCCGTGCTGGACCGGAGCAGCGGGGAGTTCGCCGCCGCGTCGAACGCGGCCCGCGGCGGGTACACCCTTGCCGAAAGCGAGGGGAGTTCGACACCGGACGTCATCCTCGTCGCGACGGGCTCGGAGGTGCAGATCGCCCTGGACGCCCGTGCCCTGCTGGCATCGGACGGTCTGGCGGTGCGAGTGGTGTCCATGCCGTGCCGGGAGTGGTTCGCCGCCCAACCACTGGCTTACCAGGATGAAGTCCTGCCGCCCGAGGTCCGGGCTCGGGTCAGTGTCGAGGCCGCCGTCGGCCAGGGCTGGCGCGACGTGGTCGGAGACGCGGGGCGGATCATCAGCCTTGAACACTACGGCGCTTCAGCGGACTACCAGCGGCTCTACACCGAATTCGGCATCACCGCCGAGGCGGTGGCGGCCGCCGCCCGCGACAGCATCCAAGACGCCACTGAGCCCCCGCGCCCGGGCGGCCGTCAGCAGACTGCCGCCCCCACGAGCGGAGGCACGGGGGACCGTCCGTGA